The genomic window TATTTTTTACTCTTATCAAGTTTCTTTTCTTTTGCTTCAAAGGCAAAAGCTCTTGCTGTGGCTATATTTTGTATAATACTTATTTTCATTTGTTCCAATTGCTCTTTAGGAACTTCTTTCAATTCGACTCCTGCAGCTTCAAGATTTCTTTCCAGTTCATAATTTAATTCGGATTCATAAACTTTTATTTTTTTGTCTTCAGATTCAAACACTACCTTTCCACTTTTCCCTGAATTTCCACATGCAAATGCAAAAATACATAATATAGTAATAACTGACAGTTTCATTTTATTTTTCATTTTATCCTCCAATAAATTTATTTATATAACAATCCACAAACTTTATTTTATTAATAGCTTTATTTTTTATTAATCATACCTTTTAACTACATTTAATATTTACTGTGAATTTTACTAAAGTATAACTCATAAATATTAGATTTCTCTATGATTTTTTAAATTTTATTTTATAATTTTTTTCTTTCCAACATTTTTCACTAAAATCCCCTTTTTTCATTCCTGAAACATATTTATTTCCATTAACGTAAAAACGCAAAAATTTCCGAGTCCATATTCCTTTATCAGGTATTCCTATTCTAGGAGATTTCATTATTTTTTTAGGTTCCTTACTCATTTCAAAATCAATATATAATATATTTTCATTTATTTTCTGTACATTTTCATTTCTATTTATAACCGTTATTTCCGACATATTGAATTTATCATTTATTCCTACAGCTTTTGTAAGCTTTCCCGGACCGTTACTTACAAGAATACCTGTTTTCCCTCTATTTGTTTCCATTATACCCAGTCCGTCTAAAGGTTCTATTCCTCTAATAAGAACTGCCTGAGGGTTTCCTTTTTCACATGCGACGATATTAAGCATTTTATGAGTGTGCATTGTATAAATGTACACCGTTCCTCCTTTTCCATACAATGCTTCCACTTTAGGTGTCCTTTTTCCTTTATAACTGTGACAGGCTTTATCAATAATTCCAAGATATGCTTCCGTTTCAGTAATATAGCCAGACAGAATATTTTCACCACTTTTTACTATCAAAAGCTTTCCAAGTAAACTTTTTGCCAATGTTACAGTATCTTGCTTAAAAAAATCCTTAAATATGTTTTTTTCTTTATTTACTTTCATTTTTTAAAATTTCCTTTTCAATTTTTCTTAATTTTTTCTACATTTTACATTATATTAAAGTTTTTTTCCACTATGAAAAATAATTATAGTATTTTTCTTTTTCAATATGATAAAATATTAAAAAACTCAAGGAGGAATTAAAATGGAAAAATTGAAATTCAAATTTAAAAAAAAAGTTTTAATCATTACTTCTGTGTTATCACTATTATTATTTTCTTATCTTCCGGCAAATCAACCAAAATCAAAAAAGTTACTTTCTAAAAATTCGGTAAAATCTATGAAAAAAGCTGAAATTTCAATTTCAAAAGAAGAACTTAATACAGTTGCTGAAAAAGTTTTCAAAAATGAAGCTTCAGGTATAAAAAGTAATTTAGTCTACTGGAATACAGGAGAAAATTTTCCTTCTCTTGGAATAGGCCACTTTATATGGTATAAAAAAGATGAAAGAGGGATTTTTGAGGAAAGTTTTCCTCCTCTTATAGAATATTTTAAATCTAAAAATGTAAAATTACCTGAAATTATTGAAAAAAATAAATATGCACCATGGACAAATAGAGAAGAACTTATGAAATTAAAAGATGAAAAAAATCCCGCTATAGAAAAATTGACGGAATTCTTATATAATACTAAAGATATACAAATTGAATTCATTTTTAAACGTCTGGAAGCTTCCCTCGGAAAAATGCTCGCAATTTCTAAAAATAAGGAAAATGTGAAAAAGCAATTTTACAGGGTAGCAAACTCTCCTAACGGACTTTATCCTCTAATTGATTATGTAAATTTTAAAGGTGAAGGCACAAATCCAAAGGAAAGATATAAAGAAGAAGGCTGGGGATTACTTCAAATCCTTGAAAATATGAAAGGAACCAGTCCAGGAAAAGAAGCCCTCATTGAATTCAGCGATTCTGCAAAATATGTTCTTCAAAGAAGAGTAAATAATTCAGATCCTTCAAGAAATGAAAAAAGATGGCTGGAAGGTTGGTTTAAAAGATGTGATACTTATAAAGAATAAAGATATATCTTAAATTTAAATATAGTAAATATTGGATTTTTAATTAAAAAAATTTATGAGGGCTTATTTTCGCCCTCATAGTTTTATCTACTTTTAAAAATTTTCCTGAAGTACTTATCTCAATATTTCACCATCTTAATGAAGAGGCTGATTATAAAAACTTGAGTATAAATTCTACAATAGTTAAAGTCCATCAGCATAGTGCCGGTGTAAAAAAGGGGTAAAAAATGGTGAAGTATCAACATAAAAAAAGACATCTTGTAAAATGTTTTTTTAATAAGATAAAACTCTATTAAAAGAATAGCTATGTTTTATTATACTTCTCCTTTGTAAACTAACTGTTAATTTACTGTAAAATTAATGTAAAAACATAATTATTATAACTTATTTTTGAATATTTAATATGATATAATGTGAAAAACAGAAATTTATTATAAAATCAATAAATATCTGCTATTATAGGAGGTAAAGCTATGCACAAACCTAAAATATTGAAAAAAGGAGATAAAATTGCTGTTGTTAGCTTATCAAAAGGAGTTCTTGGAGAAAATTTCTGCAAACACCAGCAATTACTTGGAACTGAAAGATTGAAAAAAATGGGATTTAGAGTTATTTTTATGCCTAATTCTCTGAAAGGAATCGAATATATAGAAAAACATCCTGAAAAAAGAGCTGAAGATTTAAAAGCGGCCTTTAAAGATGATAATATAAAAGGAATTATCTGTGCCATAGGAGGCATTGACGGGTATAAGATTTTTCCTTATCTTATGAAAGATCAAGAATTTATCAGTTTAGTAAAAGAAAAACCTAAAATATTTACAGGCTTTTCAGATACTACAGTTCATCACTTGATGTTTCATCGTTTAGGAATGCAAAGTTTTTACGGACCAACTTTTCTGACTGACATAGCCGAGCTTGATAACAACCTTTTACCTTATACTGAAAAATACTGGAATATCTATTTGGGAAACCCTTTAAATAAAATTATTTCGAGTGATATATGGTATGAAGAAAGAACCGACTTTTCTGAAAAATCTCTGGGAATACCGAGAATATCACATAAAGAATCTCGAGGCTTTGAACTTCTTCAAGGAAAAGAAACCTTCAGTGGAAAATTACTCGGAGGTTGTTTGGAATCTCTTTACAATATCATATCAGGAGACAGATTTAACGAACAGAAAGAAATTTGTGAAAAATACAAAATTTTTCCTTCTAAAGAAGAATGGAAAGGAAAAATACTGTTTATAGAAACTGCCGAAGGAAAACCCTTACCTGAAGAATATGAAAAAATGCTTGAAACGCTTAAGGAAAAAGAAATTTTTAATGTAATAAACGGAATAATAGTGGGAAAACCCCAAGATGAAGTCTACTATGATGAGTATAAAAAAATTTTATGTAAAGTTATTAATAATACTGAACTTCCTATTCTTTATAATGTTAATTTCGGTCACGCTTATCCCCGTTGTATTTTGCCCTACGGGCTTAATATTGATTACAATCATTCAGAAAAAAAGATTCTATTTAAAGAACCTTTGTTTCAGTAATTTTAATAGAATTTTTTAAGTAATGATTCCGATAAATTTAAAAATAATATTACTTATATTAAGTACAGTATGTATAACATATTATTTTTTCATAACATATATTTTCATATAAAGGTAAAAAACTAGATACAATCTCATTTTTCATAAAGTAAATGAGCGTAAAGTTGGAATTTTAAAAACTTCCGACTTTTTTCAGTAATAAGTTCCCTATCTTTAAACATTTTTATTTGAAATAAAAATTTTACATATGGAAAATAAGTGTTTTTTAATTATTTATAAAAGTAATTTATAATTACCGATATCGTTATTTTTTTAGAAATATTGAATATTTTACTGTATTCCCTTAATCAGACATAAAATTACTGCTGCTGCATTAAAAATTAAAATTGACAAAAAAATTTTTTCCTTATCTTTATTCAATTTATTTTTATTTTTTAATATGGTCACTTCTCAAAAAATTGAAATAATTGTAATTATTGTTACAGCTTTGAGCATTTCTCTATGTATATATTTTGTACTATTAAAAAATATTAAAATAGTTAATATATATCTAATATAATATATAAATAATATTATTTTTTTCAATTTTTTTCTCCTAAAATAAAAATTTAAACAGAATTATAAAAAATAAAGATAAAATTGTTGGTAAAATAAAACGGAATTTATAAATTTTTATATTAATTTCTTTATAAGGATTATACAATCCGTGAAAAATAAGACAGATAATATATGAAATTAACCAAAAAACCGACGATATAACATAACAACTCAATATCATAATTAAAATGGAATATATAAAATAAAATTTTTTTATTTTATCTCACATGTTCATTCCCTCTCTGAGAAATTTTGAATTCTATCGCTCTTCCCTTATTGTTAATATAAATTCTTGAATCTCCTTTATATTTACGGTAATAATAATCTCTTTGTAATATTTCCAATATTTCTGGATATGTTAATGCTTTTCCTCCTTTTATTTTATTATAATTTAGTAATCCTTTTTTTATTGTTTCCTCTTCAGTTTTTGGTAATTTGTAGTTACCCGGATATATAGCTATATTAAGATGCAAAATCTTTACTACCACCATTAAATGCAAGATTTTTTTACAAATTCCATCTCTGTTTC from Leptotrichia sp. OH3620_COT-345 includes these protein-coding regions:
- a CDS encoding S66 peptidase family protein — protein: MHKPKILKKGDKIAVVSLSKGVLGENFCKHQQLLGTERLKKMGFRVIFMPNSLKGIEYIEKHPEKRAEDLKAAFKDDNIKGIICAIGGIDGYKIFPYLMKDQEFISLVKEKPKIFTGFSDTTVHHLMFHRLGMQSFYGPTFLTDIAELDNNLLPYTEKYWNIYLGNPLNKIISSDIWYEERTDFSEKSLGIPRISHKESRGFELLQGKETFSGKLLGGCLESLYNIISGDRFNEQKEICEKYKIFPSKEEWKGKILFIETAEGKPLPEEYEKMLETLKEKEIFNVINGIIVGKPQDEVYYDEYKKILCKVINNTELPILYNVNFGHAYPRCILPYGLNIDYNHSEKKILFKEPLFQ
- a CDS encoding DNA-3-methyladenine glycosylase; translated protein: MKVNKEKNIFKDFFKQDTVTLAKSLLGKLLIVKSGENILSGYITETEAYLGIIDKACHSYKGKRTPKVEALYGKGGTVYIYTMHTHKMLNIVACEKGNPQAVLIRGIEPLDGLGIMETNRGKTGILVSNGPGKLTKAVGINDKFNMSEITVINRNENVQKINENILYIDFEMSKEPKKIMKSPRIGIPDKGIWTRKFLRFYVNGNKYVSGMKKGDFSEKCWKEKNYKIKFKKS